A region from the Pseudonocardia petroleophila genome encodes:
- a CDS encoding NAD(P)H-hydrate dehydratase: MWGVWTAGQIRDAEASMMRRVPGETIMRRAAYGLAVRMRAALGPAVAGRRVVLLVGAGHNGGDALWAGYELRRRGVAVTAVLLVPDRAYEPGLRALRRVGGRVAGADGAAALVERADLVVDGIVGISGRGPVRDPGAGLVAAAARAGVPVVAVDLPSGVDTDTGEVHDPAVRADATVTFGARKPVHALAAPSCGPVHLVDFGLGPYLPEPHAQVLEAADVAARWPIPGPTDDKYTQGVVGIAAGSAVYPGAAVLAAGAAVLATSGMVRYAGTGAEAVHARWPEVVATRDVDAAGRTQAWTVGPGSGTDDAGRATVRAALDRDVPLCLDADAITLLGAHADLRDAVRGRPVVVTPHDREFARLAGDVGADRIGAARRAAADLGVTVLLKGNATVVAAPDGRALVHPSTTSWAATAGSGDVLSGIIGALLAAGLEPWWAAGCGAFVHARAAEIAADGAPAPASLMQAAIPAAVRSLFAPATAQDRPR; this comes from the coding sequence ATGTGGGGTGTGTGGACGGCCGGGCAGATCCGGGACGCCGAGGCGTCGATGATGCGGCGGGTGCCCGGCGAGACGATCATGCGCCGGGCGGCGTACGGGCTCGCGGTGCGGATGCGGGCCGCGCTCGGGCCCGCCGTCGCGGGACGCCGGGTGGTGCTGCTGGTCGGCGCCGGCCACAACGGGGGCGACGCGCTGTGGGCCGGGTACGAGCTGCGCCGCCGCGGCGTCGCGGTGACCGCGGTGCTGCTGGTGCCGGACCGGGCGTACGAGCCGGGGCTCAGGGCCCTGCGCCGGGTCGGGGGCCGGGTCGCCGGGGCCGACGGGGCCGCGGCGCTGGTGGAGCGGGCCGACCTCGTGGTGGACGGGATCGTCGGGATCTCCGGGCGCGGCCCGGTGCGCGACCCCGGGGCCGGGCTGGTGGCCGCGGCCGCGCGGGCCGGGGTGCCGGTCGTGGCCGTGGACCTGCCCAGCGGCGTCGACACCGACACCGGCGAGGTCCACGACCCCGCGGTCCGGGCCGACGCGACCGTGACCTTCGGGGCCCGCAAGCCGGTGCACGCGCTGGCCGCGCCGTCGTGCGGGCCGGTGCACCTCGTCGACTTCGGGCTGGGCCCGTACCTGCCCGAGCCGCACGCGCAGGTGCTCGAGGCCGCCGACGTCGCGGCCCGCTGGCCGATCCCGGGGCCGACCGACGACAAGTACACGCAGGGCGTCGTCGGGATCGCGGCCGGCTCGGCGGTCTACCCCGGCGCGGCCGTGCTGGCCGCGGGCGCCGCGGTGCTCGCCACCAGCGGGATGGTCCGCTACGCGGGAACCGGGGCCGAGGCCGTGCACGCGCGGTGGCCGGAGGTGGTGGCGACCCGGGACGTCGACGCGGCGGGGCGGACCCAGGCCTGGACGGTCGGGCCCGGCTCGGGCACCGACGACGCCGGTCGCGCGACGGTCCGGGCCGCGCTCGACCGCGACGTCCCGCTGTGCCTCGACGCCGACGCGATCACCCTGCTCGGGGCGCACGCCGACCTGCGCGACGCCGTGCGCGGCCGGCCGGTCGTGGTGACGCCGCACGACCGGGAGTTCGCCCGGCTGGCCGGGGACGTGGGAGCCGACCGGATCGGCGCGGCGCGGCGGGCGGCCGCCGACCTCGGGGTGACCGTGCTGCTCAAGGGCAACGCGACCGTCGTCGCCGCCCCGGACGGACGCGCGCTCGTGCACCCGTCGACGACGTCGTGGGCGGCCACGGCGGGATCGGGCGACGTGCTGTCCGGGATCATCGGGGCCCTGCTCGCCGCCGGGCTGGAGCCCTGGTGGGCGGCGGGGTGCGGCGCGTTCGTGCACGCCCGCGCCGCCGAGATCGCCGCCGACGGGGCCCCCGCCCCGGCCTCCCTGATGCAGGCCGCGATCCCGGCGGCCGTCCGTTCCCTGTTCGCCCCGGCCACCGCCCAAGATCGTCCGCGGTGA
- a CDS encoding dienelactone hydrolase family protein, producing MTRTRSSSPDAVHAQLSGLRRGKDALDQLSRPGPLTALRGDLGMVGIPGVLFAPEEGLGLPAVAFAHDWLQPADRYADLLRHLATWGIVAAAPGSHRGALPSHAGLAADLRTTLDVCAGVRLGDGRISVDARRTAFAGHGIGGGVAILAAAGHSRVRAVVSIAAAQTRPSALDAARTVTVPTLHIAAGNDTVSPARGHAEPVAMAAGGPVVLRTLKKATHTGFLDGIHWSDLLLAGSPDAKTRRLTRGLVTAFLLRELCDETGDPLDEVVDGKVAGTEVVARG from the coding sequence GTGACCCGGACCCGATCGTCCTCGCCCGACGCGGTGCACGCGCAGCTCTCCGGGCTGCGCCGGGGGAAGGACGCCCTCGACCAGCTCTCCCGCCCGGGACCGCTTACCGCGCTGCGCGGCGATCTCGGCATGGTCGGCATCCCGGGCGTCCTGTTCGCCCCGGAGGAGGGGCTCGGCCTGCCCGCCGTCGCGTTCGCGCACGACTGGCTCCAGCCGGCCGACCGCTACGCCGACCTGCTGCGCCACCTCGCCACCTGGGGCATCGTCGCCGCCGCCCCGGGCAGCCACCGCGGCGCGCTGCCGAGCCACGCCGGGCTCGCCGCCGACCTGCGCACCACCCTCGACGTGTGCGCGGGCGTGCGCCTGGGCGACGGCCGGATCAGCGTCGACGCCCGCCGCACCGCGTTCGCCGGCCACGGCATCGGCGGGGGCGTCGCGATCCTCGCGGCCGCCGGGCACTCCCGCGTGCGGGCGGTCGTGTCGATCGCCGCCGCGCAGACCCGCCCGTCGGCCCTCGACGCGGCCCGCACCGTCACCGTCCCGACCCTGCACATCGCGGCCGGCAACGACACCGTCTCGCCCGCGCGCGGCCACGCCGAGCCGGTGGCGATGGCCGCGGGCGGGCCGGTCGTGCTGCGGACGCTGAAGAAGGCCACGCACACCGGCTTCCTCGACGGCATCCACTGGAGCGACCTGCTGCTCGCGGGCAGCCCCGACGCGAAGACCCGCCGCCTCACCCGCGGCCTGGTCACCGCGTTCCTGCTGCGCGAGCTGTGCGACGAGACCGGTGACCCGCTCGACGAGGTGGTGGACGGCAAGGTCGCCGGCACCGAGGTCGTCGCCCGCGGCTGA
- a CDS encoding alpha/beta fold hydrolase, with amino-acid sequence MKRPGVWQTVGVAGGVVGAAATGVAVGAAARKRKQIATARRRLATQMSEGSSEPGMLPPGEPSSVTADDGVRLSCEEIDLSDGPADAPVLTVVLVHGFALDRRTWHFQRRSLAELVDPAVRLVLYDQRSHGRSERASRESCTIEQLGRDLDAVIRALAPEGPLVLVGHSMGGMTLMALAEQHPELFTERVLGVALVATSAGEVASAGLQGALLSRRNPLTRGVGLLARLQPTLVDVVRGVAGDLIWAITRSFAYGDRSVAPWLVDLVDTMISSNAVDALTDFVDTVGSHDRVAALPALAGCEVLVAAGEADRVIPFAHSERIAAELPDATLVRFPGVGHLPMLEQHEAMDEALIGLLQRSAARIGTGSGTDTGPGRPRRFRRRA; translated from the coding sequence GTGAAGCGGCCCGGGGTCTGGCAGACCGTCGGTGTGGCGGGTGGCGTCGTGGGCGCGGCCGCCACCGGCGTGGCGGTGGGCGCGGCCGCCCGCAAGCGCAAGCAGATCGCCACCGCCCGGCGGCGGCTCGCGACGCAGATGTCGGAGGGCTCGTCCGAGCCGGGGATGCTCCCGCCGGGTGAGCCCTCGTCGGTGACCGCCGACGACGGCGTGCGGCTGTCCTGCGAGGAGATCGACCTCTCCGACGGCCCCGCCGACGCCCCGGTCCTCACCGTCGTCCTCGTGCACGGGTTCGCCCTCGACCGCCGCACCTGGCACTTCCAGCGCCGGTCGCTGGCCGAGCTGGTCGACCCCGCCGTGCGGCTGGTCCTGTACGACCAGCGCAGCCACGGCCGCTCCGAGCGCGCCTCGCGGGAGAGCTGCACGATCGAGCAGCTCGGCCGCGACCTCGACGCCGTGATCCGCGCGCTCGCCCCGGAGGGCCCGCTGGTGCTCGTCGGGCACTCCATGGGCGGCATGACGCTCATGGCGCTGGCCGAGCAGCACCCGGAGCTGTTCACCGAGCGCGTGCTCGGGGTGGCCCTGGTCGCCACCTCGGCGGGCGAGGTGGCGAGCGCCGGCCTGCAGGGCGCGCTGCTGTCGCGGCGCAACCCGCTGACCCGGGGTGTCGGCCTGCTCGCCCGGCTGCAGCCCACGCTCGTCGACGTGGTGCGGGGGGTGGCGGGCGACCTGATCTGGGCGATCACCCGCAGCTTCGCGTACGGCGACCGCAGCGTGGCGCCCTGGCTGGTCGACCTGGTGGACACCATGATCAGCTCCAACGCGGTCGACGCGCTGACCGACTTCGTCGACACCGTGGGCAGCCACGACCGGGTGGCGGCGCTGCCCGCACTCGCGGGTTGCGAGGTGCTCGTGGCCGCGGGCGAGGCCGACCGCGTGATCCCGTTCGCGCACTCCGAGCGGATCGCGGCGGAGCTGCCCGACGCGACGCTGGTGCGCTTCCCCGGGGTGGGGCACCTGCCGATGCTGGAGCAGCACGAGGCGATGGACGAGGCGCTGATCGGGCTGCTGCAGCGCAGTGCGGCACGCATCGGGACCGGCTCGGGCACCGACACCGGTCCCGGGCGGCCGCGGCGGTTCCGGAGGCGGGCATGA
- the rimI gene encoding ribosomal protein S18-alanine N-acetyltransferase: MTIDELREDDAPRCAELEGLLFPEDDPWSERAFRDEVRMGHLYRAAREGDTLVGYAGLAFVAGPPQAEAEIHTIGVDPSHQGRGIGRTLLRELLAVADAERATVFLEVRTDNAPARALYESEGFTVVGLRRRYYRPSGADAHTMRRDAR; encoded by the coding sequence ATGACCATCGACGAGCTGCGCGAGGACGACGCGCCCCGCTGCGCCGAGCTGGAGGGGCTGCTGTTCCCCGAGGACGACCCGTGGAGCGAGCGCGCCTTCCGCGACGAGGTCCGGATGGGGCACCTCTACCGCGCCGCCCGCGAGGGCGACACGCTCGTCGGGTACGCCGGGCTCGCGTTCGTCGCGGGCCCGCCGCAGGCCGAGGCGGAGATCCACACGATCGGCGTCGACCCGTCCCACCAGGGCCGCGGGATCGGCCGCACGCTGCTGCGCGAGCTGCTGGCCGTCGCCGACGCCGAGCGGGCCACGGTGTTCCTCGAGGTCCGCACCGACAACGCACCCGCACGCGCGCTCTACGAGTCGGAGGGATTCACCGTGGTCGGCCTGCGCAGGCGCTACTACCGGCCCAGCGGGGCCGACGCCCACACGATGCGGAGGGACGCCCGGTGA
- the glmM gene encoding phosphoglucosamine mutase, giving the protein MGERRLFGTDGVRGLANGELLTPELAVALSASAARVLAERDRTHRPVAVVGRDPRASGEMLEAAVVAGLTSAGADAVRVGVLPTPAVAHLVDALGADLGVMISASHNPMPDNGIKLFASGGHKLPDALEIAVEDGMRDTGPRPTGAGIGRVRDLPDAAERYTAHLIDGTPSLAGLRVVVDCAHGAASTVAPDAYRRAGAEVVALHAEPDGLNINDGVGSTHLGPLQAAVREHGADLGIAHDGDADRCLAVDAAGAVIDGDRIMAVLAVAMRDAGELARDTLVTTVMSNLGLHLAMEAAGIAVRTTAVGDRYVLEELRAGGFTLGGEQSGHVVLPARSTTGDGLLTALRLMARMAETGSSLAELAGIVTPLPQVLQNVVVGDKGAVAASTAVRDAVEAAQVELGGTGRVLLRPSGTEQLVRVMVEAPTEEQARDTAAALAEVVAAAG; this is encoded by the coding sequence ATGGGCGAACGACGTCTCTTCGGTACCGACGGCGTTCGCGGACTGGCCAACGGCGAGCTCCTCACCCCGGAGCTCGCCGTTGCGCTGTCCGCGTCCGCCGCGCGCGTGCTCGCCGAGCGCGACCGCACCCACCGTCCGGTCGCGGTCGTCGGGCGCGATCCCCGCGCCAGCGGCGAGATGCTCGAGGCGGCCGTCGTCGCCGGGCTCACCTCGGCGGGGGCCGACGCCGTGCGGGTCGGCGTGCTGCCGACGCCCGCCGTGGCGCACCTCGTCGACGCGCTCGGCGCCGACCTGGGCGTGATGATCTCCGCCTCGCACAACCCGATGCCGGACAACGGCATCAAGCTCTTCGCCTCCGGCGGGCACAAGCTGCCCGACGCGCTGGAGATCGCCGTCGAGGACGGCATGCGCGACACCGGCCCGCGCCCCACCGGTGCCGGCATCGGCCGCGTCCGCGACCTCCCCGACGCCGCCGAGCGCTACACCGCCCACCTGATCGACGGCACGCCGTCGCTCGCGGGGCTGCGCGTCGTCGTCGACTGCGCGCACGGCGCCGCGTCCACCGTCGCGCCCGACGCCTACCGCCGCGCGGGGGCCGAGGTCGTCGCCCTGCACGCCGAGCCGGACGGGCTCAACATCAACGACGGGGTCGGGTCCACGCACCTCGGACCGCTGCAGGCCGCCGTCCGCGAGCACGGGGCCGACCTCGGGATCGCCCACGACGGCGACGCCGACCGGTGCCTCGCCGTCGACGCCGCGGGCGCCGTGATCGACGGCGACCGGATCATGGCCGTGCTGGCCGTCGCGATGCGGGACGCGGGCGAGCTCGCCCGGGACACGCTGGTCACCACGGTGATGAGCAACCTCGGGCTGCACCTGGCGATGGAGGCGGCCGGGATCGCGGTGCGCACCACCGCCGTCGGCGACCGCTACGTGCTGGAGGAGCTGCGGGCCGGCGGGTTCACCCTCGGTGGCGAGCAGTCCGGGCACGTCGTGCTGCCCGCGCGGTCCACCACCGGCGACGGCCTGCTCACGGCGCTGCGGCTGATGGCCCGGATGGCGGAGACCGGGTCGTCGCTGGCGGAGCTGGCGGGGATCGTCACCCCGCTGCCGCAGGTGCTGCAGAACGTCGTCGTCGGGGACAAGGGCGCGGTGGCCGCGTCCACGGCCGTGCGCGACGCCGTCGAGGCCGCGCAGGTGGAGCTGGGCGGCACCGGCCGGGTGCTGCTGCGGCCGTCGGGCACCGAGCAGCTGGTGCGGGTGATGGTCGAGGCCCCCACCGAGGAGCAGGCCCGCGACACCGCCGCCGCGCTGGCCGAGGTCGTCGCCGCGGCGGGCTGA
- a CDS encoding HAD family hydrolase, with translation MTVEAVIFDWGGTLTPWISLDPHDAWRAYACTRHSDDDERAAELAAALLAADDARWAGVRDSHRAFTTADVIADAEAGHDPAALDAYRDVWVQATHTDPEAAPMLAELSERGLLLGVLSSTAWPGDWHEEWLRRDGVLDYFDACVWSSDLAFTKPHPTAFRAAMDGLGVAHPERCVYVGDRPYDDISGAKGIGMRAVLVPHSDIPLVQQVPVDVHPDGVIQSLADLPDLLADW, from the coding sequence GTGACCGTCGAGGCCGTGATCTTCGACTGGGGCGGCACGCTGACGCCCTGGATCTCCCTCGATCCGCACGACGCGTGGCGGGCCTACGCGTGCACCCGGCACTCCGACGACGACGAGCGCGCCGCGGAGCTCGCCGCCGCGCTCCTCGCGGCCGACGACGCGCGGTGGGCCGGCGTGCGCGACTCCCACCGCGCGTTCACCACCGCCGACGTGATCGCCGACGCGGAGGCGGGCCACGACCCCGCCGCGCTCGACGCCTACCGCGACGTGTGGGTGCAGGCCACCCACACCGACCCCGAGGCGGCGCCGATGCTCGCCGAGCTGAGCGAGCGCGGCCTGCTGCTCGGTGTGCTCTCCTCGACGGCCTGGCCCGGGGACTGGCACGAGGAGTGGCTGCGCCGCGACGGCGTGCTCGACTACTTCGACGCCTGCGTGTGGAGCAGCGACCTGGCCTTCACCAAGCCGCACCCCACCGCGTTCCGGGCCGCGATGGACGGGCTGGGCGTGGCGCACCCCGAACGCTGCGTGTACGTCGGCGACCGGCCCTACGACGACATCAGTGGGGCGAAGGGCATCGGGATGAGGGCGGTGCTGGTGCCCCACTCCGACATCCCGCTCGTGCAGCAGGTGCCGGTGGACGTGCACCCCGACGGCGTGATCCAGAGCCTCGCCGATCTCCCGGACCTGCTCGCGGACTGGTGA
- the tsaE gene encoding tRNA (adenosine(37)-N6)-threonylcarbamoyltransferase complex ATPase subunit type 1 TsaE: protein MSARQHDAAPVAPDPAPAPDPAPLELPDVADTEALGERLAAGLAAGDLVVLSGPLGAGKTAFVRGLARGLGVSGPVTSPTFVIAREHRAGPRGVPLVHVDAYRLGMAADVAAELDDLDLDTDLADAVVAVEWGEGVAERLSARHLLVRLHRRPDDVREATVVRVEAPGDQTP from the coding sequence ATGAGCGCGCGGCAGCACGACGCCGCCCCCGTCGCGCCGGACCCCGCCCCCGCACCGGACCCCGCCCCGCTGGAGCTGCCCGACGTCGCCGACACCGAGGCGCTGGGCGAACGACTGGCGGCCGGTCTCGCGGCCGGTGACCTGGTGGTGCTGTCGGGCCCGCTGGGCGCGGGCAAGACGGCGTTCGTGCGGGGGCTCGCCCGCGGGCTCGGGGTGAGCGGCCCGGTGACGTCGCCGACGTTCGTGATCGCCCGCGAGCACCGCGCCGGACCGCGGGGGGTGCCGCTGGTGCACGTCGACGCGTACCGCCTCGGGATGGCCGCCGACGTGGCCGCGGAGCTGGACGACCTCGACCTCGACACCGACCTCGCCGACGCGGTGGTGGCCGTGGAGTGGGGCGAGGGGGTGGCCGAGCGGCTCTCGGCGCGGCACCTGCTGGTGCGCCTGCACCGGCGCCCCGACGACGTGCGGGAAGCGACGGTCGTGCGGGTGGAGGCCCCGGGGGACCAGACGCCGTGA
- the alr gene encoding alanine racemase: MTSSGTARVEAVIDLDAVRHNIGVLAAAAAQAQVMAVVKADGYGHGAVPVARAALSAGATWLGVCTIEEALELRAAGITAPLLSWLHVPDDDFAAAVAADVDLSVSSREHLAAVLAGARAAGRLARLHLKIDTGLSRNGAPAAAWADLLDDAAKAAADGTCEVTAVWSHLAHADAPHHPTLDRQATRLTAAWQAARDRGLAPLRHLANSAATLTRPDLHFDIVRPGIAVYGLDPLDRPVEESPLRPVMTLRARVALVKRVPAGEGVSYGHEWTTPAETTLALIPAGYADGVPRRLNRNARMQVLIGGRLRPVVGRVCMDQVVVDCGPDTDVRPGDHAVLFGPGDDGGPTAQDWADELDTIHYEIATGVHGNRVTRTVVGAS; encoded by the coding sequence GTGACTTCGTCGGGGACGGCCCGGGTCGAGGCGGTGATCGACCTCGACGCCGTGCGCCACAACATCGGGGTGCTCGCCGCCGCGGCCGCGCAGGCCCAGGTCATGGCCGTGGTCAAGGCCGACGGGTACGGCCACGGGGCCGTGCCGGTCGCGCGGGCCGCGCTCTCGGCCGGGGCGACCTGGCTGGGCGTCTGCACGATCGAGGAGGCGCTGGAGCTGCGGGCGGCCGGGATCACGGCCCCGCTGCTGTCGTGGCTGCACGTGCCCGACGACGACTTCGCCGCCGCGGTCGCCGCCGATGTCGACCTGTCGGTGTCCTCGCGCGAGCACCTCGCCGCCGTGCTGGCCGGGGCCCGGGCGGCCGGGCGCCTGGCGCGGCTGCACCTCAAGATCGACACCGGGCTGTCCCGCAACGGCGCCCCCGCGGCGGCGTGGGCCGACCTGCTCGACGACGCCGCGAAGGCCGCCGCCGACGGCACCTGCGAGGTGACGGCCGTGTGGTCGCACCTGGCGCACGCCGACGCCCCGCACCACCCGACGCTCGACCGGCAGGCCACCCGGCTCACCGCCGCCTGGCAGGCCGCCCGCGACCGGGGCCTCGCCCCGCTGCGGCACCTGGCGAACTCCGCGGCCACCCTCACCCGGCCCGACCTCCACTTCGACATCGTCCGTCCGGGCATCGCCGTCTACGGTCTCGACCCGCTCGACCGGCCCGTCGAGGAGAGCCCGCTGCGCCCGGTGATGACGCTGCGGGCGCGCGTCGCGCTGGTGAAGCGGGTGCCCGCGGGCGAGGGCGTGTCCTACGGCCACGAGTGGACCACCCCGGCGGAGACGACGCTGGCGCTGATCCCCGCGGGCTACGCCGACGGGGTGCCGCGGCGGCTGAACCGCAACGCCCGGATGCAGGTGCTGATCGGTGGCCGGCTGCGGCCGGTGGTCGGGCGGGTGTGCATGGACCAGGTGGTGGTCGACTGCGGCCCGGACACCGACGTGCGGCCCGGTGACCACGCGGTGCTGTTCGGTCCGGGTGACGACGGCGGCCCCACCGCCCAGGACTGGGCCGACGAGCTCGACACGATCCACTACGAGATCGCCACGGGTGTGCACGGCAACCGCGTGACCCGCACCGTGGTCGGCGCGTCGTGA
- the tsaD gene encoding tRNA (adenosine(37)-N6)-threonylcarbamoyltransferase complex transferase subunit TsaD: MIVLGIETSCDETGVGIVRADGPAPELLANEVASSVDEHARFGGVVPEVASRAHLQAMVPAVRRALATAGIAARDVDAVAVTAGPGLTGALLVGVAAAKAYATAWDVPLYGVNHLAAHVAVDTLQNGPLPPCLALLVSGGHSSLLDVPDVAGPVTPLGATIDDAAGEAFDKIARLLGLPFPGGPHVDRVARDGDPRAVAFPRGLTGPRDAPFDFSFSGLKTAVARHVEALERAGTPVPVADVAASFQEAVVDVLTAKAVRAARERGMETLLLGGGVAANSRLRALAQERCDAAGIVLRVPRPGLCTDNGAMVAALGAHLLVGGAPASPLDLPADSSMPVTEVLVS, encoded by the coding sequence GTGATCGTCCTGGGCATCGAGACCTCGTGCGACGAGACCGGGGTCGGGATCGTGCGCGCCGACGGTCCGGCACCGGAGCTGCTGGCCAACGAGGTGGCGTCCTCGGTCGACGAGCACGCGCGCTTCGGCGGCGTGGTGCCGGAGGTCGCCTCGCGCGCCCACCTGCAGGCGATGGTGCCCGCGGTGCGCCGGGCGCTCGCGACCGCCGGGATCGCCGCGCGCGACGTCGACGCCGTCGCCGTCACCGCGGGGCCGGGGCTCACCGGGGCGCTGCTCGTCGGGGTCGCCGCGGCGAAGGCCTACGCCACCGCGTGGGACGTGCCGCTCTACGGCGTCAACCACCTCGCCGCGCACGTCGCCGTCGACACGCTGCAGAACGGTCCGCTGCCGCCGTGCCTCGCGCTGCTGGTCTCCGGCGGGCACTCCAGCCTGCTCGACGTGCCCGACGTCGCCGGGCCGGTCACGCCGCTTGGCGCCACCATCGACGACGCCGCGGGAGAGGCCTTCGACAAGATCGCCCGCCTCCTCGGGCTGCCGTTCCCCGGGGGCCCGCACGTCGACCGCGTGGCCCGCGACGGCGACCCGCGCGCGGTGGCCTTCCCCCGCGGCCTCACCGGCCCCCGCGACGCCCCCTTCGACTTCTCCTTCTCCGGCCTGAAGACCGCGGTCGCCCGGCACGTCGAGGCGCTGGAGCGGGCGGGCACCCCGGTGCCCGTCGCCGACGTGGCGGCGAGCTTCCAGGAGGCCGTCGTCGACGTGCTCACGGCGAAGGCCGTGCGGGCGGCGCGGGAGCGGGGGATGGAGACGCTGCTGCTCGGCGGCGGGGTCGCGGCCAACTCGCGGCTGCGGGCGCTCGCCCAGGAGCGCTGCGACGCCGCGGGCATCGTGCTGCGCGTGCCCCGCCCGGGCCTGTGCACCGACAACGGGGCCATGGTGGCGGCGCTCGGCGCGCACCTGCTCGTCGGCGGGGCGCCGGCGAGCCCGCTGGACCTGCCGGCCGACTCCTCGATGCCGGTCACCGAGGTGCTGGTCTCCTAG
- the tsaB gene encoding tRNA (adenosine(37)-N6)-threonylcarbamoyltransferase complex dimerization subunit type 1 TsaB, giving the protein MLVLALDTATPAVTAGVVELTTDAVVPRSVRVVHDPRKHAELLMPGVLAACADAGTALREIGAIVVGTGPGPFTGLRVGMVTAAALGDALGVPVHGVCSLDAIAADAVDAAAIDAAAGAGPLLVVTDARRREVYWAVYDGSGARTDGPHVESPAALVERGLSVAAAAGGSAAGLGWPVREPAAPSPRGLVAVAASAVRAGGDPGPLEPLYLRRPDAQEPGARKKVSA; this is encoded by the coding sequence GTGCTCGTACTGGCCCTGGACACCGCGACACCCGCCGTCACCGCGGGTGTCGTCGAGCTGACGACGGACGCGGTCGTACCCCGGTCGGTGCGCGTCGTGCACGATCCGCGCAAGCACGCGGAGCTGCTCATGCCGGGGGTGCTCGCCGCGTGCGCCGACGCCGGGACGGCGCTGCGGGAGATCGGCGCGATCGTCGTCGGCACCGGGCCGGGCCCGTTCACCGGGCTGCGGGTCGGGATGGTCACCGCGGCCGCCCTCGGTGACGCGCTCGGCGTGCCGGTGCACGGCGTGTGCTCCCTCGACGCGATCGCCGCCGATGCCGTCGATGCGGCCGCGATCGACGCGGCCGCGGGTGCCGGGCCGCTGCTCGTCGTCACCGACGCCCGGCGCCGCGAGGTCTACTGGGCGGTTTACGACGGGTCCGGGGCCCGGACCGACGGCCCGCACGTGGAGTCACCCGCGGCGCTGGTCGAGCGGGGCCTGTCGGTGGCCGCGGCCGCGGGCGGGTCGGCCGCGGGCCTGGGGTGGCCGGTGCGCGAGCCGGCGGCGCCGTCGCCGCGCGGGCTGGTCGCGGTCGCCGCGTCGGCGGTGCGGGCGGGCGGCGATCCCGGGCCGCTGGAGCCGCTGTACCTGCGCCGCCCCGACGCCCAGGAGCCGGGTGCGCGCAAGAAGGTGAGCGCGTGA
- the rpsI gene encoding 30S ribosomal protein S9, producing the protein MTSPEPEVEAPAETQAVEAEASSDEVAEVDAVADDAEVDATDEAVADEDYDTDVEVDVASDLPAAVFSDRPVQTVGRRKEAVVRVRLMPGSGNFTLNGKSLETYFPNKLHQQLIREPLVLLEKTERFDIFANLHGGGISGQAGALRLAIARALIEVDSEDRPPLKKAGFLTRDPRVIERKKYGLKKARKAPQYSKR; encoded by the coding sequence GTGACCAGCCCCGAGCCCGAGGTCGAGGCCCCCGCGGAGACGCAGGCCGTCGAGGCTGAGGCCAGCTCCGACGAGGTCGCCGAGGTCGACGCCGTCGCCGACGACGCCGAGGTCGACGCCACCGACGAGGCCGTCGCCGACGAGGACTACGACACCGACGTCGAGGTCGACGTCGCGAGCGACCTGCCGGCCGCCGTGTTCTCCGACCGCCCGGTGCAGACCGTCGGCCGTCGCAAGGAGGCCGTCGTCCGCGTCCGCCTCATGCCCGGCAGCGGCAACTTCACGCTCAACGGCAAGAGCCTCGAGACCTACTTCCCGAACAAGCTGCACCAGCAGCTGATCCGGGAGCCGCTCGTGCTGCTCGAGAAGACCGAGCGCTTCGACATCTTCGCCAACCTGCACGGTGGCGGGATCTCCGGCCAGGCCGGTGCGCTGCGCCTGGCCATCGCCCGCGCGCTGATCGAGGTCGACTCCGAGGACCGCCCGCCGCTGAAGAAGGCCGGCTTCCTCACCCGCGACCCGCGCGTCATCGAGCGCAAGAAGTACGGCCTCAAGAAGGCCCGCAAGGCGCCCCAGTACAGCAAGCGCTGA